Proteins encoded by one window of Maridesulfovibrio bastinii DSM 16055:
- the upp gene encoding uracil phosphoribosyltransferase yields the protein MAVNVVNHPLVRHKLGILRQNGISTSRFRDLATEISRLLTYEATKDLATERYTIEGWAGEVEVDMIKGKKITVVPILRAGLGMMDGVLDMVPGAKVSVVGFYRNEETLKPVQYYVKLAKNIEERIAIILDPMLATGGTLLATIELLKEAGCKNIKGLFLVAAPEGIEKITSLHPDVDIYTASVDEKLNDVGYILPGLGDAGDKIFGTK from the coding sequence GTGGCGGTAAATGTGGTAAACCATCCTTTGGTTAGACACAAGCTCGGTATACTTCGTCAAAACGGAATAAGCACAAGCCGTTTTCGTGATCTTGCAACAGAAATTTCAAGACTTCTCACATACGAAGCAACTAAAGATCTGGCAACCGAAAGATACACTATAGAGGGTTGGGCCGGAGAAGTCGAAGTTGACATGATCAAAGGTAAAAAAATTACGGTGGTACCGATTCTCAGAGCCGGCCTTGGAATGATGGACGGTGTTCTTGATATGGTTCCGGGTGCTAAAGTAAGCGTTGTAGGTTTCTACCGCAACGAAGAAACCCTGAAACCTGTTCAGTATTATGTTAAGCTTGCAAAAAATATTGAAGAACGCATCGCTATCATTCTTGACCCCATGCTTGCGACTGGCGGAACCCTGCTTGCAACAATCGAGCTTTTGAAAGAAGCCGGATGCAAAAATATCAAGGGACTTTTCCTTGTTGCAGCTCCTGAAGGCATTGAGAAAATAACTTCACTCCATCCCGATGTGGATATCTATACAGCATCTGTAGATGAAAAACTTAATGATGTAGGTTATATCCTTCCTGGTCTCGGTGATGCTGGCGATAAAATTTTTGGCACCAAATAA
- a CDS encoding uracil-xanthine permease family protein encodes MSISDTEYQFRAKDFFIGAQMLFVAFGALVLVPLLTGLNPNVALLTAGLGTLLFQVVTRGRVPIFLASSFAFIAPIIYGVQTWGVPSTMCGLFAAGLFYVALSFFIRWKGVGIVRKILPPIVTGPVIMVIGLILAPNAVNMAMGKTGDGSAVLVAEHSALIISMISLAVTVIVSLMGKGWLKLIPILCGIVAGYIVSLFMGLVSFTKIAEAAWFSVPNFTFPQWNLDAVLFIVPVAIAPAIEHFGDILAISSVTGKDYLKDPGIQNTMLGDGLATSLAALLGGPPNTTYSEVTGAVALVKAFNPAIMTWAAIVAILLAFVGKVGVFLQTIPVPVMGGIMVLLFGAIMVVGMNTLVSAGENLMEPRNLAVVALIIIFGVGGMAVPIGSFHLGGIGLAGMLGVILNLVLPKSEE; translated from the coding sequence ATGAGTATTTCCGATACCGAATATCAGTTTAGAGCCAAAGATTTTTTCATTGGTGCCCAGATGCTGTTTGTGGCTTTTGGTGCATTGGTTCTTGTGCCTCTGCTTACAGGATTGAATCCTAACGTAGCCCTTTTGACAGCCGGGCTTGGAACTTTATTGTTTCAGGTTGTTACGCGCGGCAGGGTCCCTATTTTTCTTGCTTCTTCTTTTGCCTTCATAGCTCCTATTATCTACGGTGTTCAGACTTGGGGAGTTCCTTCAACCATGTGCGGTTTGTTCGCCGCTGGCCTTTTTTATGTTGCTCTCAGCTTTTTTATTCGCTGGAAGGGCGTTGGAATTGTCAGAAAAATTCTTCCTCCTATAGTTACCGGACCGGTAATTATGGTTATCGGACTGATACTGGCTCCTAATGCTGTTAATATGGCCATGGGTAAAACAGGTGATGGCAGTGCGGTTCTGGTTGCTGAACACTCAGCTCTGATTATTTCCATGATTTCACTTGCAGTGACAGTTATTGTTTCACTTATGGGCAAGGGATGGCTTAAACTCATTCCCATTTTGTGCGGAATTGTAGCAGGATATATAGTTTCTCTTTTTATGGGACTTGTCAGTTTTACAAAAATAGCTGAAGCCGCATGGTTCTCGGTTCCTAATTTTACCTTCCCGCAATGGAACCTTGACGCTGTTCTTTTCATTGTCCCGGTTGCCATTGCCCCCGCAATCGAGCATTTCGGTGATATTCTAGCCATCAGTTCAGTTACAGGTAAGGACTACCTTAAAGATCCCGGCATTCAGAACACCATGCTCGGTGATGGTCTGGCAACCTCTTTGGCAGCTCTTCTGGGTGGACCTCCGAATACAACCTATTCGGAAGTTACCGGCGCAGTTGCATTGGTGAAGGCTTTTAATCCTGCCATTATGACCTGGGCTGCTATTGTTGCTATTCTTCTGGCTTTTGTCGGCAAAGTTGGTGTGTTCCTGCAGACTATTCCAGTTCCTGTAATGGGCGGAATCATGGTTCTTCTTTTTGGAGCTATTATGGTTGTAGGTATGAATACACTAGTCAGTGCCGGTGAAAATCTTATGGAGCCAAGAAATCTGGCCGTTGTAGCTTTGATTATTATTTTTGGTGTAGGCGGAATGGCTGTTCCCATCGGGTCTTTCCATCTTGGTGGAATAGGCCTTGCCGGTATGCTTGGGGTTATTTTAAACCTTGTCTTGCCAAAGAGCGAAGAATAG
- the mnmA gene encoding tRNA 2-thiouridine(34) synthase MnmA, with protein MAVSGGADSLLSLVLLKESGAEVVAVHGVFISSEHSEKAVSGLSRRCAELDVEFHSLDLVSDFNQMVVEPFVTDYLIGKTPNPCARCNPAIKFGKIFAACEKYGASMLGTGHYVRIAEHSDFGKVLVRGADSGKDQSYFLSLVPSEKLHKAVFPLGGMSKKAVYEELEKREIEIPLPSESQEICFVPDDDYRLFLQNKGVQLPEGGKIILSDGRQVGRHEGLWRYTQGQRKGLGIAWSEPLYVLDKEVNENTLVVGTRNELDSYGCTASGANILVDHELWPAEVLLQTRYRQKAKPAKVVVDGEFLKFEFLEPHTRPTPGQIAAVYSNDGAVLAGGVIEKES; from the coding sequence ATGGCCGTCAGTGGCGGAGCAGACAGTCTGCTTTCTTTGGTCTTACTTAAAGAAAGCGGAGCTGAAGTTGTAGCTGTGCATGGCGTTTTCATCAGTTCGGAACATTCTGAAAAAGCTGTTTCAGGATTAAGCCGCAGATGCGCTGAACTGGATGTTGAATTTCATAGTCTTGATCTTGTCTCCGACTTCAACCAGATGGTGGTTGAACCCTTTGTAACGGATTATCTCATTGGCAAAACACCAAATCCCTGCGCTAGATGTAATCCGGCAATAAAATTCGGGAAAATTTTTGCTGCCTGTGAAAAATATGGGGCTTCCATGCTTGGCACAGGTCATTATGTGCGTATCGCTGAACATTCTGATTTTGGAAAGGTTCTTGTCCGCGGTGCTGACAGTGGAAAAGATCAGAGCTACTTTCTATCACTGGTCCCATCTGAAAAGCTTCATAAAGCTGTATTCCCGTTAGGAGGGATGAGTAAAAAAGCCGTGTATGAAGAATTGGAAAAACGTGAAATCGAGATTCCGCTTCCTTCCGAAAGTCAGGAAATATGTTTTGTTCCGGATGATGATTATCGCCTTTTTCTGCAAAATAAGGGAGTGCAGCTACCTGAAGGTGGAAAAATCATTTTAAGTGACGGCAGGCAGGTTGGCAGACATGAGGGGCTTTGGAGGTATACTCAGGGACAGAGAAAAGGGCTTGGAATTGCATGGAGTGAACCTTTGTATGTTCTTGATAAAGAAGTGAATGAGAACACACTTGTAGTAGGAACAAGAAACGAATTGGATTCGTACGGTTGTACCGCATCAGGGGCAAACATTCTGGTTGACCACGAGCTTTGGCCTGCAGAAGTATTATTACAGACAAGGTATAGACAAAAGGCTAAGCCGGCAAAAGTTGTTGTTGACGGTGAGTTTTTAAAATTTGAATTTTTGGAACCGCATACAAGGCCTACTCCCGGTCAGATTGCAGCCGTATATTCTAATGATGGTGCTGTTCTCGCTGGGGGAGTTATTGAAAAAGAGTCTTAG
- the coaE gene encoding dephospho-CoA kinase (Dephospho-CoA kinase (CoaE) performs the final step in coenzyme A biosynthesis.): MTEDYNEKENTNIPEWELQADIEDRNVRLDKFLSSRLEDEGISREKVKEWIKKGNAQINGAPCKKPNTKLDGDETVTFKGEIINAELIPEKGPLEIVYKDDDLVVINKEAGLTTHPAPSCMTGTLVHRMISYFPEIKKMHEWRPGIVHRLDKDTSGLIVVARHEHSRIRLAEDFASREVSKTYLAIIHGKPDRPFGEIEDPIGRHPSIKTRMAVTAKGGREARSKYEVLWTSSDNSASLVKVRIYTGRTHQIRVHMAHIGHPLVGDLVYGAQQHSVMMENLPEIGKLATSQMLHAFDISFTHPETEEPMHFTSAPPEDFIKVLEALNTRTLRIGLIGMPGSGKSTVLGIFKNMGVPVFSADESVAKSYQEDGDGTELIKQRFGSTYINPETGAVDKKVLFEAMCGEDLLRKEIMDIVHPIVLHEMNEFFKSNSTSDFAVAEIPLLLEGGWHKKGYVDLIVGVNCPEEKRTGELRKKRKISPQMLATLDSWQWDQNSKLQSSDVIINNYSGIDELSEETRKAVNEINKIILEKRTNFKEQIKLFFAPQQYD; encoded by the coding sequence ATGACTGAAGATTATAATGAAAAAGAGAATACGAATATTCCGGAATGGGAATTACAGGCCGACATTGAAGACAGAAATGTAAGACTGGATAAATTTCTTAGCTCCAGACTTGAAGATGAAGGTATCTCCAGAGAAAAAGTAAAAGAATGGATAAAAAAAGGTAATGCCCAGATCAATGGTGCTCCCTGTAAAAAACCGAACACTAAACTTGATGGAGACGAAACTGTAACCTTCAAAGGTGAAATCATTAACGCCGAACTCATTCCAGAAAAAGGCCCGCTTGAAATAGTTTATAAAGATGATGATCTGGTAGTCATTAATAAAGAAGCAGGGTTAACCACTCATCCTGCTCCAAGCTGCATGACAGGTACACTTGTTCACAGGATGATTTCTTATTTTCCAGAAATAAAAAAGATGCATGAATGGCGCCCCGGAATTGTTCATCGTCTGGATAAAGATACCTCCGGGCTGATAGTCGTTGCAAGGCATGAACACAGCCGCATCCGCCTTGCAGAAGATTTTGCATCGCGGGAAGTTTCTAAAACCTATCTTGCAATAATTCACGGAAAGCCGGACAGACCTTTCGGAGAAATTGAAGACCCGATCGGGAGACACCCTTCAATAAAAACAAGAATGGCTGTTACAGCTAAAGGCGGACGTGAAGCCCGCAGTAAATATGAAGTTCTATGGACATCCAGCGACAATTCAGCCTCTCTGGTCAAAGTCCGCATCTATACAGGCAGAACCCATCAGATAAGAGTACACATGGCTCATATCGGCCATCCGCTTGTAGGAGATCTTGTTTATGGTGCTCAGCAGCATTCCGTTATGATGGAGAATCTGCCTGAAATTGGTAAACTGGCAACAAGTCAAATGCTGCATGCCTTCGATATCAGCTTTACCCATCCTGAAACAGAAGAACCAATGCATTTTACATCAGCACCTCCTGAAGATTTTATAAAAGTCCTTGAGGCTCTTAACACCAGAACATTAAGAATAGGTCTGATCGGCATGCCGGGAAGTGGAAAGTCCACTGTTCTAGGAATATTCAAAAATATGGGCGTACCTGTTTTCAGCGCAGATGAATCCGTTGCAAAATCTTATCAGGAAGACGGAGACGGAACAGAATTAATCAAACAACGATTCGGCTCAACTTACATCAATCCTGAAACAGGGGCTGTCGATAAAAAAGTTTTATTTGAAGCAATGTGTGGTGAAGATCTTTTACGTAAAGAAATTATGGATATAGTCCATCCCATTGTGCTTCATGAAATGAATGAATTTTTTAAATCCAACTCCACGTCCGATTTTGCTGTGGCTGAAATACCTCTACTTCTTGAAGGCGGGTGGCACAAAAAAGGTTATGTTGATCTGATCGTAGGGGTTAACTGCCCGGAAGAAAAGAGAACCGGTGAACTCAGAAAAAAAAGAAAAATTTCACCCCAAATGCTTGCAACTCTGGATTCATGGCAATGGGACCAGAATTCTAAACTTCAATCCAGTGACGTTATAATAAATAATTATAGCGGAATAGACGAATTGTCAGAAGAAACCAGAAAAGCTGTAAATGAAATAAATAAAATAATTTTAGAAAAAAGAACAAACTTCAAGGAACAGATAAAATTATTTTTTGCCCCGCAGCAGTATGACTAA
- a CDS encoding 2-isopropylmalate synthase encodes MSDKVYIFDTTLRDGEQSPGATMNISEKINMARQLEKLGVDIIEAGFPAASNGDFEAVKTIAQSVDNIQVAGLSRAVLSDIDRAWEAVRYAKNPRIHTFIATSDIHMKHKFNKEPDEILEMARKAVRHAASLTPNVEFSAEDASRSRWDFLVSVVEAVIDEGATTINIPDTVGYAQPGEFGELIRYLIKNVSNSSKAIFSVHCHNDLGLGVANTLEAIKAGARQAEVTLCGIGERAGNAALEEVVMALHTRKDYYDIDTSVHTEQLFPSCRRLSSTIGQPLSPYKAIVGANAFAHESGIHQDGMIKNRQTYEIMTPESIGKKGTSIVIGKHSGRNALGTKLKEMGYDLNDEQIADVFDAVKSLADKKEDIYDEDVEALVLEVAYRIHDLFKVKDLSVFSGTSGVPPHAAVILQDFRNDESNPVEIKDVGFGEGPINAVFSTINSLVGIEPELGLYSVNAVTGGADAQGAVTVHISENGLKSIGRGSDEDIIVASAKAYINAINRLERIKQEKKNA; translated from the coding sequence ATGTCTGACAAAGTCTATATTTTTGATACTACCCTGAGAGACGGAGAACAGTCACCCGGCGCAACAATGAACATCAGCGAAAAGATTAATATGGCCCGTCAGCTGGAGAAGCTGGGAGTTGATATTATTGAAGCCGGTTTTCCCGCTGCCAGTAATGGTGATTTTGAGGCTGTAAAAACTATTGCCCAGTCAGTGGATAACATTCAGGTTGCAGGACTCTCAAGAGCTGTTTTGTCTGATATTGACCGTGCATGGGAAGCTGTGCGTTATGCTAAAAATCCGAGGATTCATACTTTCATAGCTACTTCGGATATTCACATGAAGCATAAATTCAACAAGGAACCTGATGAAATTCTTGAAATGGCCCGCAAGGCTGTTCGTCATGCTGCTTCATTAACTCCGAATGTAGAATTTTCAGCTGAGGATGCCTCCCGTTCACGCTGGGATTTTCTGGTTAGTGTTGTTGAAGCTGTGATTGATGAAGGTGCAACAACTATCAATATTCCTGATACTGTCGGTTATGCCCAGCCTGGAGAATTCGGTGAGCTGATACGCTATCTGATAAAAAATGTTTCCAACAGCTCAAAAGCTATCTTCAGTGTCCATTGTCATAATGATTTGGGATTGGGAGTAGCAAATACTCTCGAAGCTATTAAAGCAGGAGCAAGACAGGCAGAAGTCACTCTTTGCGGAATAGGTGAAAGAGCCGGTAACGCAGCTTTGGAAGAAGTTGTGATGGCTTTGCATACCAGAAAGGATTATTATGATATTGATACATCTGTTCATACTGAGCAGTTGTTCCCGTCATGCCGAAGACTCTCAAGCACCATCGGTCAGCCGCTGTCTCCATATAAAGCCATAGTCGGCGCAAATGCTTTTGCCCATGAATCAGGAATTCATCAGGATGGCATGATTAAAAATCGTCAGACTTATGAAATCATGACTCCTGAATCCATTGGTAAAAAAGGAACTTCAATTGTTATCGGTAAACATTCCGGTCGTAATGCCCTTGGTACAAAATTGAAAGAGATGGGGTATGATCTGAATGACGAGCAGATCGCTGACGTATTTGATGCTGTAAAATCCTTAGCTGATAAAAAAGAAGATATTTACGATGAGGACGTTGAAGCATTGGTACTGGAAGTAGCTTATAGAATCCATGATCTTTTCAAAGTTAAGGATTTAAGTGTCTTTTCAGGAACTTCCGGAGTTCCGCCTCATGCTGCTGTTATTCTGCAGGATTTCCGAAACGATGAAAGTAATCCGGTTGAGATAAAGGATGTCGGTTTTGGTGAAGGGCCTATCAATGCGGTCTTTTCCACAATCAACAGTCTGGTTGGTATTGAACCGGAACTCGGTTTGTATTCGGTTAATGCTGTTACAGGCGGAGCAGATGCTCAAGGCGCAGTAACAGTTCATATTTCTGAAAATGGTTTGAAATCTATCGGCCGTGGTTCTGATGAAGACATTATTGTCGCCAGTGCCAAGGCCTACATCAACGCAATTAACAGGCTCGAACGTATTAAACAGGAGAAAAAGAATGCCTAA
- a CDS encoding phosphatidylserine decarboxylase family protein — MRKPSVGVSLEGLPYIFLSAFTTLCFAILDCWFMTILLLALTAFVAHFFRDPERVQPEDADAVVSPADGKIIKVEMMNDPLTGESRQAICIFMNVFNVHVNRMPVSGKIDRIRYIPGKYFNASFDKASTDNERNVVEIIGKGNQRFTMVQIAGLIARRIVCWAEKGDRLKRADRYGLIKFGSRVDLYLPEGYEPTVHIGDKVIAGETAIAEKR; from the coding sequence ATGCGTAAACCATCAGTTGGAGTAAGCCTGGAAGGGCTTCCTTACATTTTTCTAAGTGCTTTTACCACTCTGTGTTTTGCTATACTTGACTGTTGGTTCATGACCATTCTGCTTCTTGCTCTGACGGCTTTTGTAGCCCATTTTTTCAGAGATCCTGAAAGAGTTCAGCCCGAAGATGCCGATGCGGTTGTTTCCCCGGCTGACGGAAAAATTATAAAAGTCGAAATGATGAATGACCCGCTTACCGGTGAATCCCGTCAGGCTATCTGCATTTTTATGAATGTTTTTAATGTGCATGTTAATAGAATGCCTGTATCTGGTAAGATTGACAGAATCAGATATATCCCCGGAAAATATTTCAATGCGTCTTTTGATAAAGCCAGCACTGATAATGAACGCAATGTCGTTGAAATTATTGGCAAAGGAAACCAGAGATTTACCATGGTTCAGATTGCAGGTCTTATTGCCAGAAGAATTGTCTGCTGGGCTGAAAAGGGTGACCGCCTGAAAAGAGCTGACCGTTATGGTCTTATTAAGTTCGGTTCTCGGGTTGACCTTTATCTTCCGGAAGGCTATGAACCCACAGTTCATATCGGTGACAAAGTTATCGCCGGTGAAACTGCTATCGCAGAAAAGCGTTGA
- the pssA gene encoding CDP-diacylglycerol--serine O-phosphatidyltransferase translates to MAREKKLPKHKGVYILPNLLTTASLFCGFLGMTWAVEGKFEMCAVAIFVSALFDGLDGKVARLTGTSSEFGIQLDSLADLVAFGVTPAFMIYQWKLHEFGRLGLLAAFLLIACGALRLARFNVQTSITPKSFFIGLPIPAGGCTLASLVLFEPFISGHVIHGAIPVFSLILVYCLSFMMVSTVRYYSFKDIGMFKAHPFSSMVTAIVIFVLVASQPKFLGFIIFASYLISGPIYTVFFLARRSSKLLGKSSKELM, encoded by the coding sequence ATGGCTAGGGAAAAGAAATTGCCGAAACATAAGGGCGTCTACATATTGCCCAACCTGCTTACCACAGCAAGCCTCTTTTGCGGCTTTCTGGGGATGACGTGGGCTGTTGAAGGCAAATTCGAAATGTGTGCTGTTGCAATTTTTGTCAGCGCCCTGTTCGACGGTTTGGATGGTAAGGTTGCGAGATTGACCGGCACCAGCAGTGAGTTTGGAATTCAACTTGACTCACTTGCTGATCTTGTTGCTTTCGGTGTCACTCCCGCATTTATGATATATCAGTGGAAATTGCATGAGTTCGGCAGACTTGGATTGTTAGCTGCATTTCTGCTCATAGCCTGTGGAGCATTGCGTCTTGCCCGCTTTAATGTTCAGACATCAATTACTCCCAAATCATTTTTTATAGGCCTGCCTATCCCTGCCGGTGGATGTACACTGGCTTCTCTCGTATTGTTTGAGCCTTTCATTTCCGGCCATGTGATTCATGGTGCAATTCCTGTCTTCAGTCTTATTCTGGTATACTGTCTGTCTTTTATGATGGTCAGTACCGTTCGCTACTATTCCTTCAAAGATATCGGAATGTTCAAAGCTCATCCTTTCAGCTCTATGGTTACCGCGATTGTTATTTTCGTGCTGGTTGCCTCTCAGCCTAAATTTTTAGGTTTCATTATTTTTGCGAGCTATCTCATTTCCGGTCCTATCTACACCGTATTCTTTCTTGCCCGCCGGAGCTCCAAGCTACTAGGCAAGTCCTCCAAAGAACTTATGTAA